The following are from one region of the Streptomyces tuirus genome:
- a CDS encoding glycosyltransferase — translation MIETLSPTASDRRPRCDAAAVSAPQSPRVIVLVPAYREVDSLPHVLEALRGQTRPADRVVVTLDPHPDSGRTAELERLAHTAGAEVWHSVGNRHKKAGNLNGALGRLLPDVSDQDAILVQDADTYLDPHFIEVTLRKMGQGYGAVGGNFRGRSGGKLCGAFQRNEFARYARDTARKRGKVLCLTGTACLFRAGALKEVLQARASGRLPAADGVYDTKALTEDNELTLALKHLDHRIVAPTRATMTTEVMATWRALAKQRLRWKRGALENLIDYGLTRYTTEGWARQLVAFLGVSVSTAYVVSVFYFLAVGSGLRIAPFWIAFTAFYAIERAVTVKSRGWRVSVASMLVLPEWFYDLFLQGVHIRALADTALRRDRTW, via the coding sequence ATGATCGAGACGCTCTCACCGACAGCATCGGATCGCCGTCCGCGGTGTGACGCGGCGGCCGTCTCGGCGCCCCAGTCGCCTCGGGTGATCGTGCTCGTGCCCGCCTACAGGGAGGTGGATTCGCTCCCCCACGTGCTGGAGGCCCTGCGGGGGCAGACCCGTCCCGCGGACCGGGTCGTCGTGACGCTCGATCCGCACCCGGACAGTGGTCGGACCGCGGAGCTGGAACGCCTCGCCCACACGGCCGGGGCCGAGGTCTGGCATTCGGTCGGCAACCGGCACAAGAAGGCCGGCAACCTGAACGGAGCGCTGGGCAGACTGCTGCCGGACGTCTCCGACCAGGACGCGATCCTCGTCCAGGACGCCGACACCTATCTGGATCCCCACTTCATCGAGGTGACCCTCAGGAAGATGGGCCAGGGGTACGGCGCCGTGGGCGGCAACTTCCGCGGTCGCTCCGGCGGCAAACTGTGCGGGGCGTTCCAGCGCAACGAATTCGCCCGGTACGCCCGGGACACGGCACGGAAAAGGGGCAAGGTGCTGTGCCTGACCGGCACCGCGTGCCTTTTCCGGGCCGGAGCCCTCAAAGAGGTCCTCCAGGCGCGGGCATCGGGGCGGCTTCCCGCGGCCGACGGCGTCTACGACACGAAGGCGCTGACCGAGGACAACGAACTCACGCTCGCCCTGAAGCATCTCGACCACCGCATCGTCGCCCCGACGCGGGCCACCATGACCACGGAGGTCATGGCGACCTGGCGGGCCCTGGCCAAGCAGCGGCTCCGCTGGAAGCGCGGCGCGCTGGAGAACCTGATTGACTACGGCCTCACCCGCTACACGACGGAAGGCTGGGCCCGCCAGCTCGTGGCCTTCCTTGGAGTCTCCGTGTCGACGGCCTACGTCGTGTCCGTCTTCTACTTCCTCGCCGTCGGTTCCGGGCTGCGGATCGCTCCGTTCTGGATCGCCTTCACGGCGTTCTACGCCATCGAGCGGGCGGTCACCGTGAAGTCGCGCGGCTGGCGTGTGTCGGTCGCCTCGATGCTGGTCCTGCCGGAGTGGTTCTACGACCTGTTCCTCCAGGGCGTCCACATCCGCGCGCTCGCGGACACGGCCCTGCGAAGGGACCGCACGTGGTGA